GAAACTATTATGGTAAATAACATTCAGAGCTGGAAatattaatggaaacatcttaTGTGTAAAACATACTGAAAGAATCTTGAATTTCACAATCATAATGCAAGCCAGACCAGTGAGGAACACAAAACCGACCTCCGATTAAAAAGGGAGAAAGCAATAAAATTGGGTTAATAAGTGTTTAGTGAATTATTATCTGAATACACGGATACTGGATGGCTTTATATTTTGCTTGTCTCTTTAGTTTGAGTGAGTAAATTATTTCACTGTCTGCACAGGCATCTAAACAGATGCACAACTTTCAGCATTCTTATACATCTGATTCATTTTAGCAGAGTGAATCTAAAGGTTATGTGTTTCTGttgatttttctttttctctctctctatgtttgGGACTTTTTCCCATCACATGTGCCGGTTTCTGCTAGCGTCTCTGATTCATGGATAAGTCCCTCATGGGTGCTATTTTCCTATCAAACAGTATTGCCATTGGTCAGTCGATGATCAGATGGTTATATTTCCTGCTGTCCTTTCTGGCATTTGGCCATCCCGAATCAAACCCATCTCGCTAACTGCTAATAGCACAGGCACTTGGACTAATACACAACAAATCATAACAGAGCACAGCCAACAAATGAGTTCGTATTTtgtgaactccactttcccggcGACTCTTGCCAGTGGGCAAGAGTCCTTCCTTGGGCAGATTCCGCTATATTCCTCCGGTTACGATCCTTTAAGACACTACCCGGCCACATATGGGGTTACAAGCATGCAGGATAAAAACTACCCGTCACCCTCTTACTACCAACAAGCCAACGGAGCATATGGGTGCAATCGGACACCCTGTGATTACGGTGCCCCTAGTTTTTAtcgggaaaaagacccttcatGCGGCGCCTCTTCTACCAATTCTAAATACCACTCACTGGAAGATCCAACGCATTTTAACTCTGAACAACGTAAATACGAGAGTGCACAAAACAGAATTTTATATGGCGAGGTTGATGATCAGAAGAGTTCGCTTCCCGTGTACCCCTGGATGCAAAGAATGAACTCCAGTGGTGGTAAGTTTACACCTTTATACTTTGCGTTTTACATATTTGTTGAAAGAAAACTTTTCAATACAAGTTTACATTGAACTTAGCAAGAAATAGATGAGCAGTTAATTTCTTAAACCCCTCTCAGAAAAGAAAATTAAACGTTCGATTATTTCTTTAATACATTTCATATTTTGAGATACTGAATAATTCATTAAAACCCGACGTTTAGTACAGAAGATTAATATGCATGTGTATATAAAATGCAACGCTGACCTTTAAATATGAGGCATCATCTGTTACTTTACTTTCCCTTAATATTTTACTGTGCAGCCAACAGGCCCACCAGTTATAAAGTCTTAATTGAACAGAATGTAACCATACTATGAATGGAAATCATTATTTAACGTTTTAGAATCGCAGGTACTCATCAAACAGTTTATTATCAAACTCAGTAGTTTAACGTATAGCGTCCAATATAATCAATGCGATTCACTTGTCATTTATATGCTTCAGTACTATTTCCATATTACGTATAATAATCGACTGTTTTTTTATCCCCCTCTGTCTGTCCATCTGCCTCTCTGTTcccttctctctcctcccctcttccTTTACTTTTAATGGAAAGCCTCAGCATTTAATCCAAATGGACGACGCGGGCGGCAAACCTACACTAGATATCAAACTCTGGAGCTGGAGAAGGAGTTCCACTTTAACCGCTACTTGACCAGAAGGCGCCGGATAGAGATTGCACACGCACTTTGCCTCACAGAACGCCAGATCAAAATCTGGTTTCAGAACAGGCGCATGAAATGGAAAAAAGAGAACAAATTGCTCAGCTCCTCGCAATTAAGCGGAGAGGAAACAGAGGAAAAATCAGCAGAGTGAAAACAACAGAAAGAAAGGGGAACGCTATGCAGTTCTTCAATTAAAAATGAATAATGGATATTAAAAGTTTACATTTTGTTTGCTGTTGCGCACCAGTGGAGTTGTACATTTCCGTATTTGTTGTGAGATTTATTATAAAGTTATGCATTCCTTTGGTCTAGCCAAACAGGCAATATTTTACATTGGTGTCAATAGTTTAAAAACACTAGGAGTATTCCATGGATTCTGCATCTCAACTGAGCTGTTGCAATATTGTGATTTCTTTGACGTTCGTCTCAGCTCTCAAGTTAATGATAGTGGATGTTTTTTTGTGAAATGTGAGCGACtatttttgatttattttatcaatgtatgcgtgcgtgtgtggaaatgtgtgtgtgtgcgtgtgtaaatcACACAATGAGGTCTAAATATTGTATTTTGGATTGTTTTCGTAacggagagagaaaaataaaagcaaatatcTTAAAATGGAGTAAGAggttatttttttatttgttttctgTTAAATTAATGTGATTGTAGCATGCgtgataatttttttaaaatgaggcaTCTTTATTTGGAATGATAATAAAAAGTTTTTTTCTAAAAAGAATGTGTATTTCTCAATTTAAGAATCATAATATGCATGAAAACCAATTGATGATTTGACAGACAGACATATTATAAAAACTACATTTTCAATATCTCTACTCATAGCTTATCCAAGCCTAGATTGCGATCTATCACAAAACAAAAAGTTGACAGTCCTCATTGAATTTCTCGTAATTGATTTATCTCTGATTTCCCTTCGAATTTAAATTTCATTCCAGTAATCAGCTTATTGCCCGCTTCTAAAAAGCATACTGGATTATAGAAACATTATTGGCTAATGATACCAGGCAAATCTTTGAAATTCGCAACCAGCATATGCAGAAAGGAAGCACAGGATATTGCGGCTTTTCACAACTGCTTTTCTGGTTTCAAGATATTTTATTCTCCGCTACACAAGCAAGCGAATGCCTCTCGGCATACGTCTATCTAGATGTGCGTCCCAGTCATGCCACCATCTTATTAACTCACATTTCCTTAAAaaggagttagagcttgcagccATAACGATGCATGCCCGCAAACCCCATCACATTTTGTATAATGCATATTAGAACTTTAATCCTTCCTCACACAATATAAGACAACATTGAGCCCCCAGAAATGCTGGAGTGCCTGTGCTAATTATTCACCGAACCTCTAGGAGGTGAGTTGTACGAAGGATTTACGCGGACTCGCTAAAAGATCGTAGAACGTTAGTGGGGTTGTGCTTACTGTATAAAAGAACGCAAATGAAAGAGTCGTGTCTCCAGAATGTTAATTAGCATTGTTAACTTTGGCACTTAAATCAGAAAAATTGCATGGTAATTTTTTAAAAGAGCATATTAATCCTGAATTGGGGAGGTGATACAAGGTAGTTCAAACATATTTTCTAAGTAGATTCCTTCAAAGCACATTAATGAAAAGAAATGTGCTGCTCGAGCAGcccatggagtgccccagggTACAAATTAGAACTTTCTAAAATTTAGTCTCTCCCTTGTCTTGAAAGAGTCTGTGCAATTTGAAGATAAaagtttttttgaaaaaaaagcatACTTTATACGCAACATTTCATAACGAATGTCAGTCCCGCAAACATACAGGAACGATAAAATTAGCAAATATCAATGCTTACAACGACAGGACCAAAGGTAAGTCGATGAACGCGCGTACATTTAACTGACTAGTCAAGGATGGCAAGTTAATTGTTTTTAAATGTATCTGGTCAAAAAACGAAA
Above is a genomic segment from Mustelus asterias chromosome 11, sMusAst1.hap1.1, whole genome shotgun sequence containing:
- the hoxb6a gene encoding homeobox protein Hox-B6a, which encodes MVIFPAVLSGIWPSRIKPISLTANSTGTWTNTQQIITEHSQQMSSYFVNSTFPATLASGQESFLGQIPLYSSGYDPLRHYPATYGVTSMQDKNYPSPSYYQQANGAYGCNRTPCDYGAPSFYREKDPSCGASSTNSKYHSLEDPTHFNSEQRKYESAQNRILYGEVDDQKSSLPVYPWMQRMNSSGASAFNPNGRRGRQTYTRYQTLELEKEFHFNRYLTRRRRIEIAHALCLTERQIKIWFQNRRMKWKKENKLLSSSQLSGEETEEKSAE